The Hordeum vulgare subsp. vulgare chromosome 7H, MorexV3_pseudomolecules_assembly, whole genome shotgun sequence DNA window TCTCATGCTGGACTGCATGCAAGGTTCTCAACAAATTCCACGTGATATACCTATCCTCCACACGGGGAGCACCATAAATACCAGTGAGACGCCAGCCTCTGCTAACATCACTCTTTTGCCGCACCCTCACATCAATGTGGCCGGCACTATATGTCATTAGATCGACGTCGAAGTCTGCCTTCTAGAACAGACCAATCACTCCACTAAGACCCGAACTGCTGACAGCAAACAACCTGCAAAACCCAGTTGGTTCTGCAATCGCTCCACTCTTGGCGCTGCGATTTTCGTCTCCATCACGAACAGGAGACCAGGCGCTTCCTGCTTCACAACATTGCGAAGCTCACGAACTGccccagggttcccaagccctcgACAGTTCCAACTTAAGCAACTCATTGGGCCGGGCAGGGCTGACCAGCAGCCGCTGCCGAAGATTCCGAAGACGGAGGCGTAGGCCTCTTCTTCTTTGTGTCTCTTTCCAAATTCTCCATagctcccccttcttcctccacatcaGCAGGTTGCTCTTGGGGTAGCTCGTCTGTCCCACAAACCATAGCATCTCCATGCTCAGTAAGAGCAAGCAAGGGTTTTACCACCGGTTTATAGATGTGTGTAGCTTGGGGAACTCCCTTACGCTTCTGTTGAGCTGGTGCTTTCACCGGGGAAGAAACCTCCACCCCTTCCTTCTGCTTGGTACTCGACGCCCTTGACTCTCTGGTACTATTTTGATTACTAGGTTTCGGCTGATGTTCACCAGAGCTCGTCCTCCTACGATCCCCCGCTGCCCGCAGACTTGGTTTGAACGGCAAATCGCCATTCTCATCCCTGGTCCCAGGAGAGGGGCAAAAAGGATCGGCATGACCCAATCTACCACACGAAAAGCAAAAGTGCGGGATATGTTCATACTCAATATCATACTTGTCCGTACTTTTCCTCTTGGCTGATTCGATCAAAATCCATCTTCATAGCGGTTTCCGTAAATCAATTGACACACGAGCACGTAGGAAGCCCCCTACTGGATCGATCTGCACCACCGTAGCCGTCTTATCAATTTGTCGCGCGATCGCCAGTCCCCATTTATTGTTGCGAAGATTATAGGGTAGATTGACAACCCTCACCCATACCGGCAAAGTCTCAAAAACCAACTCCGATGGCTGCATATGCTCTTCGAGATTCTGCAATATCACCGCATGGTTGTTAATGTGCCACGGAGAGCCGTCCCACACTCGATCACGATCTCTGTTAGACTCAAATTCTGCTGCGAAAGTATTTTCTCCCAGAGATCGGAAGAGCAGTCCTCTAGGGTTTCCCCAAGCCGGGCGGAGGGCACTCTGGATCGTTTGAATATGAAGGAGATTGCGACACAGAACCCTCCCCGCGAGTAACCACTTCGACTGTGATCCCTCCTCAGAGTCGTCAATGACTAGCGGCGTTGCCTCCTCCTCCGAGATATCCAGCTTTCCCAGTGCCTCCTCCATCGTCGCCCTAGCCGAGCGCAGGGAAAGATCACCACTCCTTTGCCGATCCTTATGCGCGGACGATGAAGCCATCTCCGGTTGCTTTCCAAGCCGATCACCCCGCCGATGGGATCGACGGGCGCCGTCAGGTCCACCTAACCCTAATCGCCCagagagggtttagggtttagaggAAAACTCACAGAGGGAGTATGATACGTGACCAGCGACGAGCTCCCCACTGCGTGCGCTTCATTCCCAGTCTGAAATGCTTCAATACTCGTACCTACCATGTACTAGTAGTCacccctcaaaaaaaaaaactagtAGTCACTGTATTCCAATTGATGAATATAAACTACTTACTGAAGAAAAAAAAACCCTTACTTGGTTGACAGCTAATGCGTTCACAAGGAAAGCGTGTCTCTTATTACaagccaacaaaagaaaaagattcAAGACAAAAAAATGAAGTCTGTTTGCTAATGCCCTGCCTATTACAAGAATAAACAAAATAAATTCAATAGCTTGCCATTGCCACTGCCTAGCATCGACGCATaaataagaaaagaaaaacatCTAGAGCAGGGACGTAAATACATATAGTGGTGTGCGCCGCCACAATCACCGTCCATCAGAGTAAAACATGCTCGGGTACACCCAGATGGCCATTGCTGTGGGCACAAATCTCTTACGCAAGTTGAAGTGGGAATGGCCGGTCCCTAGATCAAGATCCACATGACCCCGCAGCCCGTGCACGCTCCAAGGATCGGAGTGATGGGCGTAGTACAAGCTGTTGCACGTCCCTCTCCACCGCTCGGGGCGCACACAAGCAAACGGAGGGCTCCGCTCGTCTCCACCCACGAAGATCGCCCAGTTGTCCAACGTCTTCACCTTCACCCACGTCGCAGGCTCAGTCGACATGTCGAGGCGGTGGCACACAGGCTCTTCGGGCGATAGCTGCACGAAGTGGTCGACCATGAGGAGATCGTTGCCGCAGACCACAAGCCATGGCCGCACATAAGATTCTAGCTCTATCTCGCTGCACCACTCGGTAGATATCTCCTGTAGGCCTAACCGAGGGGCCAACCGCAGAGTATAGATCCTCGTGTCGTAATCCATGGCAATGAACTGGCCGTTCAACTGCACGATCTGATATATCCATCCATGAGGAAGCTGGAGTTCTTGCCAAGAGTCACTTCCAACGGGCCAATCAAACAGGGAGGATTGAGTGCTTACAAGGAGATGTGAGTTGGGAGATGTAAGCGGAGCTGTGAGAGTGCCACCATAGTAGCCATCGCTAAAAGGAAGACGTGGAGGAGAAACCACGGCCCCTGTAAACACATCGATAACCATACAATCTCCACGGTAGCAGCAGATGAGATGGCCATGTGATGAACCAGCAAAGTGCGTGTTCTCAAAAATTTCTTGAGGAAAATGGCAGCTAAGGGCTCTATTATTGTTAGCCATATCAATTACCTTACGTGTGCGTAGCATGTAACGAGAATTCTCCGGAACAGAAGAACGTTTTTCagaaaaaatgcaaggaagagaagAATCCTGGTTAGGGCCACCAGGTCGGATGAGAAGAGGTGGGATTAATGTGCACAAGTTAGATGCAGATCGGTAGGAAGAAAATGCTGCACGCCAAGAGTGGCATGTCGCAGCAAAGGCAAGCAAGTCAATGGAGGATCCCAACAGAGCAACAATGGAGTGAAGCGGGCCATCCGGAAGATCGGCCCAACCTTGTAATCGAGGCACAACAGGGGTAACTGAAGTTGAAACTAGTGACAATCTGCTGGGGCTCTGCATGATGGAACTTTATCTGCATCGCATTTCAAATTCAGGGAATAATATCAGAACCGATGAACAATTTCAAGGATATAATATAATAAAGAGACATATAGCATGCAAGAACAATTTCAGGGGCCTAAAATACGTCTATGCATGAATAAACCATCGTGTATGCGACCCAAAGATCCAACCATTCTAGTAATTCAGGCCACCCAAAGATCCAACGCGTATGCGTACGTGATCCCATATCGATGAAACAAGAGAAGTTTCTACGGGAGAGAAGGAGCACAACACAGACCTTGCGGATCAGGATGAGAGGCGGTGGTGTCGCCGGCGTCTTGGATCTCCGGCGTTGTGGCGAAGAAACCGCCCGGCCGCTTCGTCGGGAAGGGGGGACGGCTTATCCTCTCGCTCTACAGGCTCGTTACTTATTAATAAGGCTTTCTGTTGTGGGCTGACTTGGGTTTGCATGGGCCTTTTTTTTAGCTTACCAGGCTTGACGCCTGGTAGGGTTTGCATGGGCCTatccgaaaaagaaaaaaaaactgacTGATTGTtaagaaaaaaaagaataaagaaaagaaactactaatttttctaaaaaaactaattgccattttttctttttctagtgGGGAATTTTGAGAGTTTTATTCAAACACAAGTACTTGTGGTACATTCAGCTATGTAACTCTTTGCATGTCTAACACTCTTGAAAATCAGGAGGGGAGTGGTTAGTTAGAAAGAAAGAATCCTAGTCAGTGTGTAACCTTAATACCTTATATAACTCTTTGTATATCTAGCATTTTTGAAGGCTAGCGATCAGGAAGGGAGTTCAGAGTTCAGCCATGTCTCACAGCCGTTGTGTTATGTTGCCTCCTTCCGTGCATCCTCAAGAAGGTGAAGCAGCAAGAGAAATCGGCCAAGGTGGAGGTCTCGTTGGCGGCGTTCGGGCTCCTGGCGGAGTGCTACAAAGAAGGCGAGGCGGAGGCGCCGTTCTTCAGTGGCGGCTCCCTCGGGCTGCTTGACATCGCCTCGTTGTGGTTTCGCTAAATCGCCGGTCATTCCGTCGCTGCTGCTGTGCCCGCCTTCTGATTTACTTGGTGTTTTCATGACTTGCTGTGCTTTGAACTGTTGTTACTTGCCCACTTGATCGTTAGTGTCTTTGAAAGGAGTTGCTATATATCTTGGGAATAAATAAGCTGCATATCTACTAGCATGCACGTACTCCCTCGGTTTCTTGTTACTTTGCATATTAGGTTTGCCTATTTATAATATTCAGAATTTTATGTAGAGGAATGAGATGTGGATGTGGGAGGTTGGATTGTTTTAATGATTTGGAGTAATAAAGCTTAGATGGGCACTTGGATAATGCCAATTACGAATTCTAGACATGAAGGTCCATATCCAAACTGGGTGTatgggaaatagttgtgatggagACACGTGTCAGGAAGGAAAGCAAGAAGGTAGTGGTGATGGAGACAAATGTAAATTTTAATGGACCATAGGGGAAGGCAGCTTCCAAAGAAAAACATGTACCGTGCATTTTTGGGCTGGTTTGATAATGATAAAGAAATCCTTTTCGCTCCGGATCATTTGCAATATAGGATGGCTTTGAAAtacatttttttttgaaacacggcaaaAGATTTGTCATTTTCATTAATTAAGGAGAAGTTTTAGACAAGAGCTGCAAAGCGGCAAAAATAAAAGTTTACTGTGGCGACATAAGTGCACTTAGATGTTTAGCTCCCGTCAACACCCAGAGGCGGGCCTCCTCTTTGATCTTAGCGACAGTAATGGTGGTCGGCGAAGCCGTGTTGCGAAAGACTCTTGTGTTTCTCTCCTTCCAAATTTCCCTCATGACCAGCATCAGAACCGATACTAAAGCTTTCTTGAGATGTCCTCCCGTGTTGATCGTCTTCATCCACCAATCTTGGACCGTGTCTTCGCGTCGCCAAGTCAGAGGTGAGTGGACGTGAATGCCGAGCCAGGCGACAACCTCGTTCCAGACGCGGACAACGAATCTACACTAGAAGAGAAGATGGGTGGCAGATTCTTGGACTTGATTGCAAAGGGGGCATTGACGGTAGTTTGGCCATCCATGACGTTGCAACCGATCCGTTGTCCACATATGGTTTTGGATGATAAGCCAAGTGAATACCTTGCATTTTGGGGGAGCCCAGTTCTCCAGACTATGGCGGAAGTTGGGTTGCGAACTTGTCCCTTGAACTGGGCCATGTACACCGTAGTCGCCGAGTAGTATTCACCACTCGAGCTGAATTACCATTACATAGTGTCCTTCCTATCAAGATTGAGAGTTACACCCTCAATCATCTCCCAAAGGACCACTAACTCCTCGAGATGCGCCAAAGTCAGTCCCTATGTTATGTCGATTTGATGGAGTCCAGAAGTTGTTGTCAAGGGCCTTGCATACCAAACATGCCTTTTTCTTGGATATTTTGAAGATCTTTGGCGCATGTAATCGACGGAAGCCCTGCTTGTCCGATATATGTATATAGAAAGCAGCGCTGTTGCAACAAAATGGATCTTGCAACTCGGCTATGATGGCACACTGGTCTAATCATAAATATTTACTAATATCGTCTCTGTGTTGTATCTGCCTTAAGCCCCCATGTTCATGCACGCTAAAACCTACTTACGATACGAAATGTTTAAGAGAGAGTAAATCTTTTTGAAATGGAAAAAATACCCTGGTCTTTGCATCAAAGTGATGCATACAGCCGTTTTACTACATTATTTCAAAGAATCCAACAAAATAAATACATGGATTTATCCAAAGCCACTTTTCTATTAACTACTACTGCTACATATACAATCTTGATGACGTCTCATAACCGCAACATCCATTCCGGTGGTCTCATCAAGCCACCCGATGGCAGTGGAGAGCACCAATGGGTCAAGCTGGACCCTCTGCATGCACCGCATACGTACGCTCTAGAAACAACGGTCGCCATCTTCAGCAGTGATCAGTGCATTCAGTTTGCCATGCCATACAAGCGTCGTCACCATGACGTCAAACAGAGCCACTATCCTTCACACGTCCATCCATACGCATCCATACGATCCTTGGCCTTGATGGTGGAAAAGGCCTACTTAGGCCGCTTACCATCTCTAGAGTAACCTTCGTGTGGCCTGTTTTGATTGTggcacaaacaatatgatgcggaAGCCCTACTTATTCCATATAATACATTCATGTATGCCAAAAGTGCCGACGAATCATGCTACGTGCGGAAGCAATCATGGCGGTATTTGCTTCTTTCCCTATGCCTCCTAGTCGTACCAGTTTTCTACGGAGTAGTATTGTGTTATTTTTGGCTTCAGCACATCTCTCTGTATTTTTCTGTATTGAAACAGGATTATCATATGAAATGTTCAAGATAGAGTGATGCGGAAGGTGTAAACTGTGTATGGATGAGACATGATGGGCTTTATGGACGTTGAGATGGAGTGACATATATAGGAGCGAGAGTGCTATCTAAACAACTGAAGGTAGGTGGAAAAATTAATAAGATATGCCAAGTAGAGGCGGCGGTGTGGCTATGTACGAAATGCGATCTTACCATTCTAGTATTTCAGTTTTGGTAAGACTGACTTATTAGGTCTCGGTTGGCCCTTGGACCACCGCCTTGTTTTGACGTTCCTCGTGCCGTGAATCGGATTGTCGACCACGCTTCTTCGACAACCGTGGATTTGGACTCCGGGTTTGGCCGGCTCCTTCGGAGCTGTAACCGATTCCTCCACGGCCGGCTCCTCCGCAGCCGGCCCATCTGCAGCCGGCCCCTCCGCAACCAGCCCCTCTGCAGCCGGCCCGTCTGGAGACGACCCCTCTACAGCCGGCTCCTCTGCTGACGGTTCTTCTGCAGCCGGCCCCTCTACAGACGACCCCTCTGTAGCCGGCCACTCAACAGGAAAGAGTCGACCCCGCTGCAGCCTGCCCCTCGGTAGCCGGCCCCTCTGCAGCCGGCACCTGACGCGGGCTAGGGCTGGTGTCCACCGGCCGAGCTTGCGGTACTCCAGCGACGAGTATCTTCTTGTAGCATCCACCTCCGAGCCGTCACCACTTCCCATTTCCGTGCGGGCAGCCCTCCGTGatcctcactggcttgccacgatGCAGGAAGAGTTTGACGCCCTTCAACAGAACCGCACCTGGACTTTGGttccgcggcctcctcgcgccaacTTCATCACTGGCAAGTGGATCTTTCGCCATAAGACCCGCTCAGATGGCACTCTTGAGTGCTacaaggctcgctgggtggtgtgcGGTTTCCATCAGTGAGCTGGTGTTGACTTCACCGTGACATTTCCATCGGTTGTCAAACCAGGGACGATCCGCACCGTTCTCCAGTTAGCGGTCTCTCGTGGCTGGCCCGTTCATCAGATGGATGTCTCCAACGCCTTCCTTCATGGTCACCTTGTTGAGTAGGTTTACTGTGAACAACCAACTAGTTTCATCGATACCGCTCATCTCAGTCATGTGTGCTTGCTGTCCCGGTCTCTCTACAGCCTTAAGCAAGCTCCACGCGCTTGGTACCAGCGTAAGTAGGTCTTAGCGCGCATGAACATGGGGGCTTAAGGCAGATACAACACGGAGACCATATTAGTAAATATTTATGATTAGACCAGTGTGCCATCATAGCTCACTCTTATGAAAATTGATCTTCAAGCCTGACAATTGTTCGAAGAGGCAGAGTATACGCTTCATATTCCTGGCTTTTGCTACATCATGTTCCATAAACAAgatagtatcatcagcatattgctggATAGACACGCCACCATCCACAAGATGCGGCACCAGTCCACCTACCTGGGCTCCTAGTTTAGCCCTCCCTATTAGAATTGCCAACATTTATGCAACTATGTTAAATAGGATGGGTGACATTGGATCTCCCTGCCTAAGACCTTTGAAAGTTTGGAAGAAATGGCCGATGTCACgaatgattcaacatgattcctCCAAATTTCGTCGAACCACTTCATACGTAGTGCCTGTTGTAGGAATGGCCATTTGACCTTATCATATGCCTTCTCGaaatccaccttgaagataaccccatctaatttcttcgagtgaatttcatGCAGCGTTTCATGCAGGACCACCACACCCGCTAGTATGTTCCGGCCTGGCATGAAAGCCGTCTGACTAGGTTGCACTACCTCATGTGCAATCTTAGTCAACCTATTCGTTCCTACCTTTGTAAAGATTTTGAAGCTCACATTCAGAAGACAAATAGGTCTAAATTGTTCTGTACGCACTGCACCCTCCTTCTTTGGCAACAATGTCACTGTTCCGAAATTCAGGTGAAATAAATGTAAGTTTCCGTCAAAAAGATCTTGGAACTTAGGCAACAAGTCACCTTTGATAATGTGCCAACACTTCTTGTAAAACTCAACCGGAAATCCATCTGGACCTGGTGCCTTATTGTTTTTCATTCGTGATATGGGTTCAAACACCTCCCATAAAAGACGCGGTTAATAAATCATTCTCGTCCGTCCCGAGCTGAGTTATGTCACCGGCCATTTGTTCATTCATGGATACAAAATTGTCTTCAGGAGCCCCGACGAGTTTTTTTGTAGTACTCAGAGatataaaatttcagattttcatGGCGAACAATTATACCCTCATCTTGCTCAAGCTGatgtatttttttctttctatgtTTTCCATTGGCTATCAAATGAAAGTACTGTGTAACCAAAACGAGCCAGGTAGAGGTGGCATACTGGTATTTGTTTCTTTCCCTATTCCTCGTAATCATACATACTTACTAATATAGTCTTGATGTTGCATCTCCCTTAAGCCTCATCTCCCTTAAGCCTCATGCTCATTGTCTCTGCATCACAACGATGCATACCATCGTTTTATTACATTATTTCACAGAATCCAAAAAAATATATCTAAATCAATCAGAAGTCACCTTCCTAGCAACTATTGTCGCTACACTTATATGATGTGTCCTGACCACATGTGAacacacaacatctaatccagTTGCATCACCGAGCCACCCTATGGCAGGCCAAGAGCACCAACTGGTCAAGCTAGACCTTCTGAGTGCGCCTCATGCACACGCTCTAGGATCGACTGAGGTCGCCATCTATCGCCGTCCCACCTTCAACAGTGATAAGTGCATTCACCTCGTCTCGCCGTACTACCAtcgacatcaccatgatgtcacACAGAGCCACCATCCTGCACACATTCATCCGTACGCGCCTGTCATCGAGACTCCGCTGCGCCATGCTGCCGACACCCGTCGTCGACCTTGCGGTCGATCTAACACCGCTCCTTCTCTTGTCCCCTCAAACCATCACCTGCATCAAATGGGGCATCTAGGAGGAAGAACGACACCGAAGGAGGCGTCATTGTCCGATCTGGTAGACCCAGATCTAGAGTTTCCCTTGAAACATTCCGAACATGGTGATGCAACTTGCCACATCAATGCCTCAACAGGGGAACGATGTCGGAGACGCCGTCATTGTCCGTCATGACCAAAGTCGATGCGATTTTTATTGAAAGTAGCGCCACCTCGACCTCGTTGCTGACTGGACCCACACGCACCCTCGTCATGCAGTAACACTGCATCGACGAAAAGCTGGTAGAGGACCTCTAACCACACAACCTCGGCCACATCACGCGCCGCCGATTGGCCAAAGCCAAACCATGACGGATCTGGCCGGGACGCCAGATAAacggccaccgccaccgcccatcGCCAGGCAAAGGAGCCCACCGAAGCACCTCGCTGTCCATGAGTCGTCGGCTGCCGCCGCATAGCCAGGACACCGCTGTGCTTACCACGCAAACAGATCCCACATGAGACGCCCCATCGGCCTCATGCGAGATCTGCATAACTCTCATGCCCTAGCCCCTTTGGCGCCAGGCGCCACCATCATCGTAGCCAGCAGCGGAGGCTGGGATCTTCCTCGCGGCAAGATTGAGGGCGTGAAGGATTTGGTCCGCGTCCCGTTACCGTGTGGTGGCAGTACGAGGGGGTCAGGAGTCGGGCGGCTGTGGCTGTTGCCCTATGGAATCACCTATCTCACGTACAATTAGACAGAGTAATGTGGAAGTGTAAAGCATAAATCAATGTGAGATTCGAATACAGAAACTTGAGCGCACACCGGCCAGAAGACCAGTGAGGCCAAGTGATTGCGTTAGCAGAATTCCAAGAGCGAAG harbors:
- the LOC123407984 gene encoding uncharacterized protein LOC123407984, encoding MQSPSRLSLVSTSVTPVVPRLQGWADLPDGPLHSIVALLGSSIDLLAFAATCHSWRAAFSSYRSASNLCTLIPPLLIRPGGPNQDSSLPCIFSEKRSSVPENSRYMLRTRKVIDMANNNRALSCHFPQEIFENTHFAGSSHGHLICCYRGDCMVIDVFTGAVVSPPRLPFSDGYYGGTLTAPLTSPNSHLLVSTQSSLFDWPVGSDSWQELQLPHGWIYQIVQLNGQFIAMDYDTRIYTLRLAPRLGLQEISTEWCSEIELESYVRPWLVVCGNDLLMVDHFVQLSPEEPVCHRLDMSTEPATWVKVKTLDNWAIFVGGDERSPPFACVRPERWRGTCNSLYYAHHSDPWSVHGLRGHVDLDLGTGHSHFNLRKRFVPTAMAIWVYPSMFYSDGR